The Streptococcus viridans genome includes a window with the following:
- a CDS encoding efflux RND transporter periplasmic adaptor subunit, whose product MKKFKKWQIVTATGAALAVVGIGSWLAFGTSSPGPEEMVDMTPMVQTVKEGSIASSVLLTGKVTANQEQYIYFDGTKGDLQSILVNVGDQVTAGQAIVQYSSTEAQSAYDAAVRAVNKADRQLNDLLTNGVTIDTTGDEEADSSSASQAQRSLDTQVGDLRDARADAVANMEKAKALLDATTVKSSTDGTVVEVNKDVSKSTTGTNQTLVHIVSNGNLQVKGELSEYNLANISVGQEVTLTSKVYPGKKWTGKISYVANYPTDAGQTGASAAGSGQGTGGAKYPFTVDITSEIGDLKQGFSVNIEVKSSTIHPLVPVTSVLSDGDQSYVWTIEAGKAKKVMVTLGNADAENQEVLSGLKKDAQVITNPSGDLEDGKEVGKYDKID is encoded by the coding sequence ATGAAGAAATTTAAAAAATGGCAAATCGTTACAGCTACAGGTGCTGCACTAGCAGTTGTAGGAATAGGTAGCTGGCTTGCTTTTGGAACATCAAGCCCTGGCCCTGAAGAAATGGTCGATATGACGCCTATGGTGCAAACGGTGAAAGAAGGGTCGATTGCTTCCTCTGTCTTATTGACAGGTAAAGTCACGGCCAATCAAGAACAATATATTTACTTTGATGGAACCAAGGGAGATTTGCAATCTATCTTAGTGAACGTCGGGGATCAAGTGACTGCTGGGCAAGCTATTGTCCAATATAGTAGTACAGAGGCACAATCCGCCTATGATGCCGCAGTTCGTGCAGTAAATAAGGCAGATCGTCAATTAAACGATCTCTTGACCAATGGAGTGACCATTGATACAACAGGAGATGAGGAAGCAGATAGCAGTTCGGCCTCTCAAGCCCAACGCTCCTTGGACACACAAGTGGGTGATTTACGCGATGCCCGTGCGGATGCTGTGGCTAATATGGAAAAAGCCAAGGCCTTGTTGGATGCTACAACCGTAAAAAGTAGTACAGATGGAACGGTTGTAGAAGTTAATAAAGATGTTTCAAAATCAACAACCGGAACCAATCAAACCCTTGTTCATATCGTCAGCAATGGTAACCTTCAAGTAAAAGGTGAGTTGTCTGAATACAATCTAGCCAACATTTCAGTTGGTCAAGAAGTGACTTTAACCTCTAAAGTCTATCCTGGGAAAAAATGGACTGGAAAAATTAGCTACGTTGCCAACTATCCGACAGATGCAGGTCAGACAGGTGCAAGTGCTGCAGGTTCTGGCCAAGGAACAGGGGGAGCTAAATATCCATTTACGGTAGATATTACCAGTGAGATTGGTGATTTAAAGCAAGGTTTCTCTGTTAATATTGAAGTGAAAAGTTCAACCATCCATCCTTTAGTTCCTGTGACAAGTGTCTTATCAGATGGCGATCAAAGCTATGTTTGGACCATTGAAGCTGGTAAGGCTAAAAAAGTCATGGTTACCTTAGGAAATGCAGATGCTGAAAATCAAGAAGTCTTATCAGGTTTGAAGAAAGATGCTCAAGTCATCACCAACCCTTCTGGAGATTTGGAAGATGGGAAAGAGGTCGGAAAATATGACAAAATTGATTGA
- the gorA gene encoding glutathione-disulfide reductase — translation MKEFDIISIGGGSGGIATMNRAGEHGARAAVIEEKQLGGTCVNKGCVPKKIMWYGAQIAEAIRDYGPDYGFTSEQSNFDFATLRKNREAYIDRARSSYDGSFKRNGVEYIQGRARFVDAHTVEVNGETIKAKHIVIATGAHAYIPDLPGADLGETSDDVFAWEELPKSVAIIGAGYIAVELAGVLHALGVKTNLFVRGDRPLRKFDSYIVDGLMEEMDKQGLPLHPQKVPVRLTKEENGQIRVYFEDQTSFVADHVIWATGRKPNVQDLHLEAAGVTLNEKGFIAVDEYQNTVVPGIYALGDVTGEKELTPVAIKAGRTLSERLFNGKTDAKMDYATIPTVVFSHPAIGTVGLTQEEAEEQYGKEAIKVYTSSFASMYSAVTQHRQLAKFKLITAGPEETVVGLHGLGYGVDEMIQGFAVAIKMGATKADFDATVAIHPTGSEEFVTMR, via the coding sequence ATGAAAGAATTTGATATTATCTCCATTGGTGGAGGTAGCGGAGGGATTGCCACCATGAACCGTGCTGGAGAACATGGAGCCCGCGCTGCTGTTATTGAAGAAAAACAATTAGGGGGGACCTGTGTCAACAAAGGATGTGTCCCTAAAAAAATTATGTGGTATGGCGCTCAAATTGCAGAAGCCATTCGTGATTACGGTCCAGATTATGGGTTTACTTCTGAACAGAGCAATTTTGATTTTGCGACATTAAGAAAGAATCGCGAAGCCTATATTGATCGAGCTCGTTCTTCTTATGATGGCAGTTTTAAACGAAATGGTGTGGAATATATCCAAGGTCGCGCTCGCTTTGTCGATGCCCATACGGTTGAAGTCAACGGGGAAACCATCAAAGCTAAACATATTGTGATCGCTACAGGGGCTCATGCTTACATCCCAGATCTACCTGGAGCAGACCTAGGAGAAACCTCTGACGATGTCTTTGCTTGGGAAGAACTACCAAAATCAGTGGCTATTATTGGCGCTGGTTACATTGCGGTAGAACTGGCTGGTGTCCTCCATGCCCTAGGTGTTAAGACGAATCTCTTCGTTCGCGGTGATCGTCCCTTAAGAAAGTTTGATTCCTACATTGTCGATGGCTTAATGGAGGAGATGGATAAACAAGGATTGCCTCTCCATCCTCAAAAGGTTCCTGTTCGACTCACGAAGGAAGAAAATGGTCAAATCCGAGTTTATTTTGAAGACCAAACATCTTTTGTCGCTGATCATGTCATCTGGGCAACAGGGCGAAAACCAAACGTCCAAGACCTCCATCTAGAAGCTGCAGGTGTCACCTTAAATGAGAAAGGATTCATTGCAGTAGATGAATACCAGAATACGGTTGTTCCTGGCATCTATGCTCTTGGGGATGTCACAGGAGAAAAAGAATTAACTCCTGTCGCTATCAAGGCAGGGCGCACCCTATCCGAACGTCTCTTTAATGGAAAAACCGATGCTAAAATGGACTACGCAACCATTCCGACCGTTGTCTTTTCCCATCCAGCGATTGGTACAGTCGGTCTCACTCAAGAAGAAGCCGAAGAACAATACGGAAAAGAAGCCATCAAGGTCTATACTTCTAGTTTTGCCTCTATGTATTCAGCTGTGACCCAACATCGTCAGTTGGCTAAATTTAAACTCATCACTGCAGGACCGGAAGAAACCGTTGTCGGTCTCCATGGTCTTGGATACGGGGTGGATGAAATGATCCAAGGATTTGCCGTTGCTATCAAGATGGGAGCCACAAAAGCTGATTTTGATGCGACAGTCGCTATTCATCCAACTGGATCCGAAGAATTCGTTACCATGCGCTAA